From a region of the Aulosira sp. FACHB-615 genome:
- a CDS encoding mechanosensitive ion channel family protein, with amino-acid sequence MNIANIAIIIGEVIFVLVLFWLLNLLIGIIFKQLNRVAWLQERTANIAFLRRSISRILMLISVALCLALVGVNGMIIYRGENVQEFQLNLIRSLPTQFWVNLVTASLKTISLLLLVKFSIPPLSRGIDWVSDYAKKVDQIKANDESVEAFFQTLKRIIIHSAWIATAILCANFLYLPAIVTKYLFIALKIYITISVGLLIVKAVATIVDTLDALSLKFSHSNNLLRLYERLRHLIPLFKKCLEYVLYVGIVNLVLPEIEPIAWISEYTPRVVQIIGVFFLSNTLIEVAYFLLDEFYLRTTDFNDSQRQKRLTLIPLIRSFAKYFIYFTAGVTILKLIGIDPAPILAGAGIVGIAVGLGAQNLINDVVCGFLILFENYYLVGDYIEAGKMEERSVEGIVEAIELRTTHVRHPDGQLQIIRNGDIGSIINFSKQYIYARVEFSVAYDSNLDHVYRVVEKVGQQLQAQEADVLEPTRVAGIEHFGEDNLLLLTLTKVKPGKHLHIQRVLRKILKDNFNQAEIELCGFAKNV; translated from the coding sequence ATGAATATAGCAAACATAGCAATTATTATTGGTGAAGTCATATTTGTATTAGTTCTTTTTTGGCTATTAAACTTGCTAATTGGCATCATCTTTAAACAGTTAAATAGAGTTGCTTGGCTGCAAGAAAGAACTGCAAACATCGCCTTCCTACGTCGGAGTATTAGCAGAATTTTAATGCTGATTTCCGTGGCGCTGTGTTTGGCGCTGGTTGGTGTGAATGGAATGATAATTTACCGGGGTGAAAATGTTCAAGAATTTCAACTTAATTTGATTCGCAGTCTTCCTACACAATTTTGGGTAAATCTGGTCACTGCAAGTTTAAAAACTATCAGTTTGCTATTGCTAGTTAAATTTAGCATCCCACCTTTAAGCCGTGGAATAGACTGGGTTTCTGACTACGCGAAGAAAGTCGATCAAATCAAAGCCAATGATGAAAGTGTCGAGGCTTTTTTCCAAACTTTAAAAAGAATTATTATTCATAGTGCATGGATAGCTACTGCTATTTTATGCGCTAATTTTTTGTATCTTCCCGCAATTGTTACTAAATATCTATTTATTGCTTTAAAAATATATATTACTATTTCAGTTGGGTTATTAATTGTTAAAGCTGTTGCAACTATTGTTGATACTCTTGATGCGCTCAGTCTCAAGTTTTCTCATTCTAATAATCTACTGCGATTATATGAACGGTTACGCCACTTAATTCCCCTATTTAAAAAATGTTTAGAATATGTCCTTTATGTGGGAATTGTCAATCTCGTTCTCCCGGAAATAGAACCTATTGCGTGGATAAGTGAGTATACTCCTAGAGTTGTGCAAATTATTGGGGTTTTCTTTCTCAGCAATACTTTGATAGAAGTTGCTTACTTTTTACTAGATGAGTTCTATTTAAGAACCACAGATTTCAACGACTCACAGCGACAAAAACGGCTGACACTGATTCCCTTAATTCGGAGTTTCGCCAAATATTTTATTTATTTTACTGCTGGAGTAACTATCCTGAAACTAATTGGCATTGATCCTGCGCCCATATTAGCAGGTGCGGGAATTGTGGGTATAGCAGTCGGGCTGGGGGCGCAAAATCTGATTAATGATGTTGTGTGTGGATTTTTGATTTTATTTGAAAACTATTATTTGGTAGGTGATTATATAGAAGCCGGGAAAATGGAAGAAAGAAGCGTGGAGGGAATTGTTGAAGCCATTGAACTGCGAACTACTCATGTCCGCCATCCCGATGGACAATTGCAGATTATTCGGAATGGAGATATAGGTTCAATTATCAACTTTTCTAAGCAATATATATATGCAAGAGTAGAATTTAGTGTTGCTTACGACTCTAATTTAGATCATGTATATCGAGTAGTGGAAAAAGTAGGACAGCAGTTACAAGCCCAAGAAGCTGATGTTTTAGAACCAACGCGAGTAGCAGGAATAGAACATTTTGGTGAGGATAACTTATTGTTGCTGACGCTGACAAAAGTTAAGCCAGGAAAACACCTACACATTCAGCGTGTGTTGCGTAAGATATTGAAGGATAATTTTAATCAGGCAGAAATTGAACTTTGCGGTTTTGCTAAAAATGTGTAG
- a CDS encoding S-methyl-5'-thioadenosine phosphorylase, which produces MVNPKIGIIGGSGLYKMAALQNVEEVQIETPFGSPSDAVIVGTLEGTQVAFLARHGRNHTLLPSELPFRANIYAMKKLGVEYLISASAVGSLKAEAKPLDMVIPDQFIDRTKNRISTFFGEGIVAHIAFGDPICHHLAGILAEAIASLNLPDVTLHRGGTYICMEGPAFSTKAESNLYRSWGATVIGMTNLPEAKLAREAEIAYATLALVTDYDCWHPDHDSVTVEMVIGNLQRNAVNAQKVIQETVRRLSENPPPSDAHTALKYAILTQLDKAPTATKEKLHLLLHKYL; this is translated from the coding sequence ATGGTTAACCCTAAGATTGGCATCATTGGTGGTAGTGGACTATATAAAATGGCCGCCTTGCAGAATGTAGAAGAAGTGCAAATCGAAACTCCCTTCGGTTCTCCTTCCGATGCTGTAATTGTGGGGACACTCGAAGGAACCCAGGTAGCTTTTTTGGCACGTCACGGGCGCAATCACACCTTATTACCTTCCGAATTACCTTTTCGTGCCAACATCTATGCAATGAAAAAATTGGGTGTAGAGTATTTAATTTCGGCTAGTGCGGTGGGTTCATTAAAAGCCGAAGCCAAACCATTAGATATGGTAATACCAGACCAGTTTATCGATCGCACAAAAAATCGCATTTCTACCTTTTTTGGCGAAGGAATTGTGGCTCATATTGCCTTTGGTGATCCGATTTGTCACCATTTAGCTGGAATTTTAGCAGAAGCGATCGCATCTCTCAATTTACCAGATGTTACCCTACATCGCGGCGGCACATATATCTGTATGGAAGGGCCAGCATTTTCCACCAAAGCCGAATCTAACCTGTACCGCAGTTGGGGTGCAACAGTAATTGGGATGACCAACTTACCAGAAGCCAAATTAGCCAGAGAAGCCGAAATTGCCTACGCAACCTTAGCACTAGTCACAGACTACGATTGTTGGCATCCAGATCATGATAGCGTCACCGTCGAGATGGTAATTGGTAACTTGCAACGCAACGCCGTCAACGCCCAAAAAGTCATACAAGAAACTGTCCGCCGTTTGAGTGAAAATCCCCCACCCAGCGACGCACACACAGCCTTAAAATATGCAATTTTGACTCAATTAGATAAAGCGCCAACAGCAACGAAAGAAAAATTACATCTATTGTTACACAAGTACTTATAA
- a CDS encoding ABC transporter permease, whose protein sequence is MQELIKLDLADLGLAVGLMAIAIGLSAWEKLGLELNWAIATGRTILQLLVLGYVFDFIFAVNHPGAVLVILAIILTITAIVARNRISQKIPLVLPVVWGAIFISTAFTLFYTYLLILQPDRWFEARYLIPLAGIIIGNGMNAAAIAGERLVSTINNSAFEIETHLSLGATPQQAVSQYRKEAIRAALLPTINQMMLIGMATLPNITAGQLLGGVNPLDAVSYEILIVFMVAIANLLTTILVTKGLYRQFFNSAAQLIR, encoded by the coding sequence GTGCAGGAATTAATCAAACTAGATTTAGCTGATTTAGGCTTGGCTGTAGGGTTAATGGCGATCGCTATTGGTTTATCTGCCTGGGAAAAATTAGGATTAGAGTTAAACTGGGCAATTGCTACAGGCAGAACCATCTTACAGCTGCTGGTATTGGGATATGTTTTCGACTTTATCTTTGCTGTCAATCATCCTGGGGCAGTTTTGGTAATTTTAGCAATTATCTTGACAATTACCGCCATTGTCGCCCGCAATCGCATCAGCCAGAAAATTCCCCTCGTCTTACCTGTGGTTTGGGGAGCGATTTTCATCAGTACCGCTTTCACACTTTTTTACACTTACTTGTTAATTTTGCAACCAGACAGATGGTTTGAAGCCCGCTATCTCATTCCCCTAGCGGGAATCATCATTGGTAATGGAATGAATGCAGCTGCGATCGCAGGTGAACGTCTGGTTAGTACCATCAATAATTCCGCTTTTGAAATCGAAACTCACTTGAGTTTAGGCGCAACTCCCCAACAAGCCGTTAGTCAATACCGGAAAGAAGCCATTCGCGCTGCATTGCTTCCCACAATTAATCAAATGATGCTGATTGGGATGGCGACACTTCCCAACATCACCGCCGGACAATTATTAGGCGGAGTCAACCCTTTAGATGCAGTTTCTTACGAAATTTTGATTGTATTTATGGTTGCAATAGCTAATTTGTTGACAACAATTTTAGTCACCAAGGGATTGTATCGTCAGTTTTTTAATTCAGCAGCACAGTTAATTAGATAA
- a CDS encoding DegT/DnrJ/EryC1/StrS aminotransferase family protein: MFQSVNSVPAFDIKQQYVTIEAEVSAAVLEVLASGRYIGGPIIESFEQQFAAYHGVTNCIACNSGTDALYLALRALEIGAGDEVITTPFTFIATAEVISAVGAKPVFVDIDINTYNLDLQQIAAAITPKTKAIIPVHLFGQPVDMTELMAIANNHNLAVIEDCAQSTGAVWENQKVGSIGHIGCFSFYPTKNLGGCGDGGAITTNDPELAAKMRVIKEHGQRNRYYYEEVGVNSRLDAIQAAILQIKLRYLDNWNQKRQAIASYYQQFLSQISGIVVPEELPGGESVWNQFTIRVISESRNGASASRRDWVKNQLQERGVNSMIYYPYPLHLQPVYQHLGYQPGQLPVVEQTCHEVLSLPMFPELTTQQQDQVIYALKDCLV, translated from the coding sequence ATGTTCCAAAGCGTAAATTCTGTTCCTGCTTTTGATATCAAGCAGCAATACGTCACTATCGAAGCAGAAGTAAGTGCAGCAGTGCTAGAAGTTTTAGCATCTGGACGTTATATTGGTGGCCCGATCATTGAAAGCTTTGAGCAACAATTTGCAGCCTATCATGGTGTTACTAATTGTATAGCTTGTAACTCTGGAACTGATGCGCTCTACTTAGCCCTGCGAGCTTTAGAAATTGGTGCAGGCGATGAGGTGATTACTACACCGTTTACCTTTATTGCGACAGCTGAAGTCATCAGTGCGGTGGGAGCCAAGCCTGTTTTTGTAGATATAGACATTAATACATATAACTTAGATTTGCAGCAAATCGCTGCGGCGATTACACCCAAAACCAAGGCAATTATCCCGGTGCATTTATTCGGACAGCCTGTGGATATGACAGAGTTAATGGCGATCGCCAACAATCATAATTTAGCAGTGATTGAAGATTGCGCTCAATCTACAGGTGCAGTTTGGGAAAATCAAAAAGTTGGTAGCATTGGGCATATTGGCTGCTTTAGTTTTTACCCTACGAAGAATCTCGGCGGTTGTGGTGATGGTGGAGCAATTACAACCAATGATCCCGAATTAGCTGCGAAAATGCGGGTAATTAAAGAGCATGGGCAAAGAAATCGCTATTACTACGAAGAAGTTGGGGTAAATAGTCGTTTAGATGCCATCCAAGCCGCAATTTTGCAAATTAAACTGCGTTATCTGGATAATTGGAATCAAAAAAGACAGGCGATCGCATCTTACTATCAACAATTCCTCAGTCAAATTTCTGGGATTGTCGTACCTGAAGAACTTCCTGGCGGCGAGAGTGTCTGGAATCAGTTTACCATTCGCGTAATCAGTGAATCACGTAATGGTGCTAGTGCTTCTCGTCGAGACTGGGTAAAAAATCAATTGCAAGAACGGGGTGTAAATTCAATGATTTACTACCCTTACCCACTGCATTTGCAGCCAGTATATCAACATTTAGGCTATCAACCAGGACAATTACCAGTAGTTGAACAAACCTGTCATGAGGTTTTATCTTTGCCAATGTTCCCAGAACTGACAACCCAGCAGCAAGATCAGGTGATTTATGCGCTGAAGGATTGTTTGGTTTAA
- a CDS encoding Uma2 family endonuclease, translating to MTQYLTKVVTFDEFVAQYPDDSGKLYELHDGVIVEMPPPTGDHEEIIGFLVRKLNVESDRLNLPYLIPKTVFVKPLASESAYSPDILLLNQPNLVNEPLWKKKSTVSQAASIPLVVEVVSTAVASSRETRPTHCLTNWRDDYHKKFADYEEMGIPEYWILDYAALGSREYIGKPKQPTILVCSLEDGEYQINKFRQGDRIQSPTFPDLNLTVEQIFQAGGTISAE from the coding sequence ATGACTCAATACCTAACCAAAGTAGTTACCTTCGATGAATTCGTTGCTCAATATCCAGACGACTCAGGTAAACTCTATGAATTACACGATGGAGTAATAGTTGAAATGCCACCCCCAACAGGCGATCATGAAGAGATTATCGGATTTTTGGTGAGAAAGCTAAATGTAGAATCAGACAGGTTAAATTTACCCTATCTCATCCCAAAAACAGTGTTCGTAAAACCGTTGGCAAGTGAATCAGCTTACTCACCAGATATCCTGTTATTAAATCAGCCAAATTTAGTTAATGAACCACTGTGGAAAAAGAAATCTACTGTGAGTCAAGCAGCATCTATTCCCTTAGTAGTTGAAGTAGTCAGCACGGCAGTTGCTTCAAGCCGGGAAACCCGTCCAACGCACTGCCTCACAAACTGGCGTGATGATTATCACAAAAAATTTGCTGACTATGAAGAAATGGGAATTCCTGAATACTGGATTTTAGATTATGCGGCGTTGGGTAGCAGAGAGTATATTGGTAAACCCAAACAACCAACAATCTTAGTTTGCAGCTTAGAAGATGGTGAGTATCAAATTAACAAGTTTCGGCAAGGCGATCGCATTCAATCCCCAACTTTCCCTGATTTGAATTTAACAGTTGAGCAGATTTTCCAAGCCGGAGGGACAATATCTGCTGAATAA
- a CDS encoding tetratricopeptide repeat protein: MSDSLPLRDRYLALIDEIVQLTLQGKVSSVEMVYQMLQKNITSGTGEIFELALSDRLSIIQNQVDSEQDELKKAKANRSLRAIKTIQNQWQRYAEQNKAIEAIATAVREITTASTDERLATLLRFTDPNQKQPLNSSQLQQLAKGLQQFAQLDPDIAQISQGITRGLASWQRLQDHLISWMYEQNRDLGFGGVPGENGPWATWAKKVNSEFPYGFFRTLALGQSAIEFAEQQSNVTLGDWVELALILQYLQRGLVNWFDQQPYNVQAGSKLSISTYLTFAVIWSQLASGFGNTAARFGNAGSQMMLQILRNFAQRPYFPLYGGIFASFSGSYLRNALDYLDEPLRQVEGTQEKARILTLLGYSQRALGQYPRSINFHLQALDIARNASDRPCEIANLNHLSRTYVQEKDYGEAINYSQRALILSRQAGDRNGEANALVNLGYSEVMQAQQLEQVEPETYEMPINYLEQGLKLLEKLGDIQSKALCLSSLGIAYLVIDQPETAIKYLEDGFKTAQTAGDLYLQGRNLAYLAEAYYQLQNAEKAIYTGSLGMYLLEQIASSEWKQPAGLLTILQGQIGKESFQNLLQQHRPKIIAIIGVDGYDHIPALLTTYQQDM, encoded by the coding sequence GTGTCAGACTCTCTGCCATTGCGCGATCGCTACCTCGCTTTAATTGACGAAATTGTTCAACTCACCCTCCAGGGCAAAGTTAGTTCCGTGGAGATGGTGTACCAGATGTTGCAAAAAAATATTACATCGGGAACGGGGGAAATATTTGAGTTGGCATTGAGCGATCGCTTGAGTATCATCCAAAATCAGGTAGATAGCGAACAAGATGAACTTAAAAAAGCCAAAGCCAACCGCAGCCTGAGAGCAATTAAAACAATTCAAAATCAATGGCAACGTTATGCAGAACAAAACAAAGCCATAGAAGCGATCGCTACAGCAGTGCGAGAAATTACCACAGCTTCTACAGATGAACGCCTCGCTACATTGTTGCGTTTCACAGATCCCAATCAAAAACAACCACTCAATTCATCCCAATTACAGCAGTTAGCCAAAGGTTTACAGCAATTTGCTCAATTAGATCCTGATATTGCACAAATATCACAAGGTATCACCCGTGGTTTAGCTTCTTGGCAAAGACTCCAAGACCACTTGATTAGTTGGATGTACGAACAAAATCGAGACTTGGGATTTGGCGGCGTACCAGGAGAAAACGGCCCTTGGGCAACTTGGGCAAAGAAAGTTAATAGTGAGTTTCCCTATGGATTCTTTCGGACTTTAGCTTTGGGACAATCTGCCATTGAATTTGCCGAACAGCAAAGCAATGTGACCCTGGGTGACTGGGTAGAATTAGCGTTGATATTACAGTATTTGCAACGTGGTTTAGTTAACTGGTTTGACCAACAACCATATAATGTGCAAGCAGGCTCAAAATTATCAATTTCGACCTATTTGACCTTTGCGGTGATTTGGAGTCAGTTAGCCAGTGGTTTTGGTAATACGGCGGCGAGATTTGGTAATGCAGGTTCGCAAATGATGTTGCAAATTCTGCGAAACTTTGCCCAACGTCCTTATTTTCCCCTTTATGGTGGGATATTTGCCTCATTTTCGGGGAGTTATTTAAGAAACGCCTTAGATTATTTAGATGAACCCTTGCGCCAAGTGGAAGGAACCCAGGAAAAAGCCAGGATTTTGACACTTTTGGGTTATTCGCAACGAGCTTTAGGACAATATCCGCGTTCGATTAACTTTCACTTGCAAGCATTAGATATAGCCAGAAATGCCAGCGATCGCCCCTGCGAAATTGCCAACCTCAACCACCTCAGCCGGACTTATGTACAAGAAAAAGATTATGGCGAGGCGATTAATTATAGCCAACGCGCTTTAATCTTGAGTCGGCAAGCAGGCGATCGCAATGGTGAAGCCAACGCCTTAGTAAATCTCGGTTACAGCGAAGTTATGCAAGCACAACAACTAGAACAAGTTGAACCAGAAACTTATGAGATGCCCATTAATTATTTAGAACAAGGTTTAAAGTTATTAGAAAAATTAGGTGATATCCAAAGTAAAGCTTTGTGTTTGAGTAGTTTAGGCATTGCTTATCTAGTAATTGATCAACCCGAAACCGCAATTAAATATTTAGAAGATGGTTTTAAAACAGCCCAAACTGCGGGAGATTTATATCTACAAGGGCGGAATTTAGCATACTTAGCCGAAGCTTATTATCAATTACAAAATGCTGAAAAAGCCATTTACACTGGCAGTTTAGGTATGTATCTTTTAGAGCAGATTGCTTCTAGTGAATGGAAACAGCCAGCAGGTTTATTAACAATTTTGCAAGGACAAATCGGCAAAGAATCATTTCAAAATCTGTTACAACAACACCGCCCTAAAATCATCGCAATCATTGGTGTGGATGGTTATGATCATATCCCTGCATTATTAACGACATATCAACAAGATATGTGA
- a CDS encoding S-layer homology domain-containing protein — translation MVNSTLVATLYVNPVTGKDTNDGSRLSPFRSLTRALRTTTPIIIQLSPGTYSAANGEQFPLVLTAGVTVIGNELNKGAGIVISGGGEYQSPTFSIQNITLLLLGDASLMGVSVTNPNAKGTGVWIESSNPYLANNTLSGCGREGIFITGNAKPAILDNVFVQNAASGLFMARNSKGEILRNTFQKNPLGIAITDSAAPLIANNKLSENRTAIALSRDARPVLRQNLISKNAQGGLLVNANAVPDLGNSQDAGANIFQENGEFDLQNAAAQPLVSAGNQLNPTFVKGQVNFVAATEDSPRLVTGSSSFPDLAGHWAAVFVEALVSRGAISGFPDGTFRPNAPITRAQYAAVLAKTFQLPSSSQGSKFTDVKPDFWAAPAIFSAATAGFISGFPDGTFRPGNNLTRVQAIVSIVNGLKFAGGNSNVLSVYRDRAQIPSYATNAVAVATQKLIIVNYPQSDLLEPLREITRGEIAALLYQALVANSKEKAIASPYIVSPDAEVPTFTDLVGHWAEPFIRTLASLNLTQGFADGSYQPDKPMTRAQYAALVAAAFNPTPKRPSIEFIDVPQNFWAYKALQIAASGGFVSGFSDRTFRPDQNVQRLQVIVSLVNGLGLPAAQSNLLLPYTDSNTIPEYAQKAVATATQQRIVVNYPKPNLLAPTREATRAEVAAMVYQALVAINRTANLNSPYIVSTAKG, via the coding sequence ATGGTAAATTCCACCCTCGTGGCCACACTCTATGTCAACCCTGTAACGGGGAAAGATACTAATGATGGTTCAAGGTTGAGCCCGTTTAGAAGCCTCACCCGTGCTTTAAGAACCACAACACCGATAATTATTCAGCTGTCACCAGGGACATACAGCGCGGCTAACGGTGAACAGTTTCCCTTGGTGTTAACTGCGGGGGTAACAGTCATTGGTAATGAACTGAATAAAGGTGCAGGAATTGTCATTTCTGGCGGGGGTGAATATCAAAGCCCGACTTTTAGCATCCAGAATATTACGTTGTTGTTGCTGGGTGATGCCAGTTTGATGGGTGTGAGTGTGACAAATCCCAATGCTAAAGGTACTGGGGTATGGATAGAGTCATCAAATCCTTATTTAGCTAACAATACTTTGAGTGGTTGTGGACGAGAAGGAATATTTATTACCGGCAATGCCAAACCCGCCATTTTAGATAATGTGTTTGTCCAAAATGCTGCCAGTGGGTTGTTTATGGCGCGGAATAGTAAAGGGGAGATATTACGCAACACTTTTCAAAAAAATCCTTTGGGGATAGCGATTACAGACTCAGCCGCGCCATTAATTGCCAATAATAAGTTATCAGAGAATCGGACTGCGATCGCCCTTTCTCGTGATGCCCGTCCGGTATTACGGCAAAATCTCATCAGTAAAAATGCCCAAGGTGGCTTGTTGGTTAATGCTAATGCTGTCCCAGATTTGGGTAATAGCCAAGATGCTGGCGCGAATATCTTTCAAGAAAATGGCGAGTTTGATTTACAAAATGCAGCCGCCCAGCCTTTAGTTTCTGCGGGTAATCAATTAAACCCCACCTTTGTCAAAGGACAAGTTAATTTTGTCGCCGCCACCGAAGATAGTCCGAGATTAGTTACCGGAAGTAGCAGTTTTCCTGATTTGGCGGGACATTGGGCGGCGGTGTTTGTGGAAGCCTTAGTTAGTCGAGGGGCAATTAGCGGCTTTCCTGATGGCACATTTAGGCCGAATGCACCCATTACCCGCGCCCAATATGCGGCGGTGTTGGCGAAAACTTTTCAGTTACCCAGCAGTAGCCAAGGTAGTAAATTTACTGATGTCAAACCTGATTTTTGGGCAGCACCAGCTATTTTTAGTGCAGCGACAGCCGGATTTATTAGCGGTTTTCCTGATGGCACATTTCGCCCTGGAAATAATCTCACAAGGGTACAGGCGATTGTATCAATTGTGAACGGTTTAAAATTTGCAGGAGGTAATTCTAATGTGTTGAGTGTCTACCGCGATCGCGCCCAAATTCCCAGTTATGCTACTAATGCTGTCGCCGTCGCCACCCAAAAATTAATTATTGTTAATTATCCCCAATCGGATTTATTAGAACCTCTGCGGGAAATTACACGGGGCGAGATAGCCGCCTTACTATATCAGGCGTTGGTTGCTAATAGCAAAGAAAAAGCGATCGCCTCGCCTTATATTGTTAGCCCTGATGCTGAAGTGCCGACATTTACCGACTTAGTGGGACATTGGGCGGAACCATTTATTCGCACCTTAGCCAGTCTGAATTTAACCCAAGGTTTTGCTGATGGTAGCTACCAGCCAGATAAACCCATGACTCGCGCCCAATATGCAGCTTTAGTGGCGGCGGCTTTTAACCCGACTCCCAAACGCCCGTCCATTGAATTTATTGATGTTCCCCAGAATTTTTGGGCTTACAAAGCCTTACAAATTGCTGCTAGTGGCGGTTTTGTGAGTGGATTTAGCGATCGCACTTTCCGCCCCGATCAAAATGTCCAAAGGTTACAGGTAATTGTTTCCCTGGTGAATGGTCTGGGTTTACCCGCCGCCCAAAGCAATCTATTACTGCCTTACACTGACAGTAATACTATTCCTGAATATGCCCAAAAAGCTGTGGCAACGGCTACACAACAACGTATCGTTGTCAACTATCCCAAGCCTAATTTACTCGCCCCCACCCGCGAAGCCACAAGGGCGGAGGTGGCTGCAATGGTTTATCAAGCCTTAGTAGCTATTAACCGCACCGCAAATCTTAATTCGCCCTATATTGTTTCGACAGCCAAGGGTTGA
- a CDS encoding DUF1877 family protein, with the protein MSIELSLIKVNYKTLHDIESFLIQWNDNYDGETHESFEVNNGLPEVLSFLLTGSTDISAAWFSDSPFLVQEISIPNYGNLLLVDALAGGRCLKSLRSHGLVAICLTVEQVQEVAQALSKISQEDLASRWDALNLFANAERRKIIGGLEKLQPNFRNLEQSVENIEDFSEYFINEFVAYYIDAAQNNMGIVILDCT; encoded by the coding sequence ATGTCTATTGAACTGAGCCTGATCAAAGTTAATTACAAGACACTCCATGACATTGAATCATTTTTAATTCAATGGAATGATAACTATGATGGAGAAACTCATGAATCTTTTGAAGTTAATAACGGTTTGCCAGAAGTATTATCTTTTCTGTTAACTGGTTCAACTGACATATCAGCAGCATGGTTCAGTGATTCTCCATTCTTAGTCCAAGAAATATCAATACCGAACTATGGAAATCTTCTACTAGTCGATGCTTTAGCTGGCGGAAGATGTTTAAAATCATTGCGTTCTCATGGACTTGTAGCAATTTGTTTAACAGTTGAACAGGTTCAGGAAGTTGCTCAAGCTTTGTCTAAAATTTCTCAAGAAGATTTAGCATCACGTTGGGATGCTTTGAACTTATTCGCCAATGCAGAACGTCGTAAAATAATTGGTGGTTTGGAGAAGTTGCAACCAAACTTTAGGAACTTAGAACAGTCTGTGGAGAACATTGAAGATTTTTCAGAATATTTTATCAACGAATTTGTTGCTTATTATATTGATGCTGCTCAAAATAATATGGGAATTGTAATTCTTGATTGTACATAG